A DNA window from Arachis hypogaea cultivar Tifrunner chromosome 18, arahy.Tifrunner.gnm2.J5K5, whole genome shotgun sequence contains the following coding sequences:
- the LOC112769202 gene encoding COP1-interacting protein 7, which translates to MDPSTRLDHTLFQLTPTRTRCDLVIVAGGVSERLASGLLEPFLSHLKSAKDQISKAGYSITLRPPSSPNAPWFTKATLQRFVRFVSTPEVLERIVTIEKEIVQIENQSIEKTNLVLEEEGRIKKSTANQEGNEENSRVRLRRVLDNRKAMLCKEQAMAYARALVGGYYPESLDDLICFADAFGASRLREACINFLDLCKQKNEDKLWMDEIAAMQVSSQPVLPYLRTAGIILAGEDDASSKLNGLGDAAISESTPSHASFDMNQDNGMPTPPMSWPNHVPHYIHNFQGHGFQHLPPPYQGYLYPGMQVPSSYYPASMQWPPNSEDSMDYNKPSFKKKKKKKKHSQEDASTLSSDSSYESDSDEHSRQGKKKHGKRSSRKVVIRNINYITSKGDGEKGSVTEGSSSNNEDFINGDSLKHQVEEAVESLERKHKSSSQQHKKQQNGSAGIDSNGTKGNDNWDAFQNLLWRDDEPSPDTEQQNVKLEEEVIVNKSFKDDSFILSSKELDNESQNYNEYFKEGTNASSLMKKKVNTDEKFLFSQRNGESGQYSVSTISGCGPEPTVAKRQQDDWFIVNKSDKPENENEHKTFSMLNGVSNPEKNRRDTLADDSFMIQARSSDNQSNSQSAADLSLVSDIVGAAEFSNSTQEHSHNKTETLNSQEPDDLFMVLDRDSALEHSAAAPPWSAEMDYQNNISSNEVNKKLANAETEKKKSSNGERTNTKAPGARNGKVSGKAAKDRPVNGLNGRSKSDISSKTRASPGSRMTAKEEESRKRKEELLIQRQKRIAERSASKKTTSIDTKITSKNKPKIHPSNEETKKSQKPVLRNSTIERLAIARVVSQKVSKAVPTKKPSLKANAVPLEKKKQGVKEVKSSKKKEDVKKSNEEREHALEVVLPMNSANFEKKAKNLISEREHVQENVGQLHMEASRGKDLSSKLSSLAADKPQQIAEAIMNPSAASPMKPPPAVSAVSSKVSLEIDEINAAVSIQVPKKQNATPPPPLSDQVTSEPVHSRKKWNNDEDSSKAAKGFRKLLFFGRRS; encoded by the exons ATGGACCCAAGCACTCGTCTTGATCACACACTCTTTCAGCTCACCCCAACAAGAACAAG ATGCGACTTGGTTATTGTTGCTGGTGGTGTGAGTGAAAGACTAGCTTCAGGGTTGTTAGAACCGTTTCTTTCACATCTAAAGAGTGCAAAAGATCAGATTTCAAAAGCTGGCTATTCCATCACTCTGCGTCCTCCATCTTCTCCCAATGCTCCATGGTTCACCAAAGCCACCCTCCAAAG GTTTGTTAGATTTGTAAGCACTCCAGAAGTTCTAGAGAGGATTGTGACGATAGAAAAGGAGATTGTGCAGATCGAAAATCAGTCAATTGAGAAGACAAATTTAGTGTTAGAAGAAG AAGGGCGCATCAAAAAGTCAACTGCGAATCAAGAGGGAAATGAAGAAAATTCCAG GGTTCGCCTTCGACGTGTTTTAGATAATCGTAAAGCCATGCTTTGCAAAGAGCAAGCAATGGCCTATGCCCGTGCTTTAGTAGGAGGGTACTATCCAGAGTCTTTAGATGATCTTATATGTTTCGCCGATGCTTTCGGAGCTTCACGTTTAAG GGAAGCATGCATCAATTTCTTAGATCTATGCAAACAAAAGAATGAAGACAAGCTCTGGATGGATGAGATAGCAGCAATGCAAGTGTCGTCTCAACCGGTATTGCCATACCTGAGAACAGCCGGAATCATACTCGCCGGCGAAGATGATGCTAGCAGTAAACTGAATGGTTTAGGTGATGCTGCTATCTCTGAGTCAACCCCAAGTCATGCAAGTTTTGACATGAATCAAG ATAATGGCATGCCAACACCACCAATGTCATGGCCAAACCATGTTCCCCATTACATTCACAATTTTCAGGGTCATGGATTTCAACATTTGCCACCACCATACCAAGGGTACCTCTATCCTGGTATGCAGGTTCCCTCTTCATACTATCCAGCCAGTATGCAATGGCCTCCGAATTCGGAAGACTCAATGGATTATAATAAACCATcctttaagaagaagaagaagaagaagaaacactcTCAGGAAGATGCATCTACTTTGTCCAGTGACTCAAGTTATGAGAGTGATTCAGATGAACATTCAAGGCAAGGCAAAAAGAAGCATGGAAAGAGGTCATCAAGGAAAGTCGTTATTCGCAATATAAACTATATAACCTCTAAAGGAGATGGCGAAAAAGGTAGTGTCACCGAGGGGAGTTCCTCGAACAATGAAGATTTTATCAATGGAGATTCCCTGAAACatcaagtagaggaagctgtggAGTCACTAGAGAGAAAGCACAAGTCAAGCTCCCAACAGCATAAGAAACAACAAAATGGTTCAGCTGGCATTGATTCGAATGGCACGAAGGGAAATGACAACTGGGATGCTTTCCAGAATCTTCTCTGGAGAGATGATGAGCCTAGTCCTGATACAGAACAACAAAATGTAAAGCTTGAGGAGGAAGTTATTGTGAATAAGAGTTTCAAAGATGATTCATTTATTTTATCATCAAAGGAATTGGACAATGAGAGTCAAAATTACAACGAATACTTTAAGGAGGGGACGAATGCATCTTCCTTGATGAAGAAAAAGGTTAACACAGATGAGAAGTTTTTGTTTTCTCAGAGAAATGGAGAATCAGGTCAATATTCTGTGTCAACTATTTCAGGCTGCGGCCCGGAACCTACCGTGGCAAAACGCCAGCAAGATGATTGGTTCATTGTGAATAAGTCTGATAAACCAGAAAATGAGAATGAACACAAAACTTTCAGCATGTTGAATGGTGTTTCCAATCCTGAGAAAAACAGAAGAGACACTTTGGCTGATGACTCATTCATGATTCAAGCTCGGTCATCGGATAACCAATCGAATTCTCAATCAGCAGCAGACTTAAGTTTGGTTTCAGACATTGTTGGTGCTGCTGAATTCTCCAACAGCACACAAGAACATTCTCACAATAAGACTGAAACTTTGAATTCCCAAGAGCCAGATGATCTCTTCATGGTTCTTGATCGTGACTCGGCCTTAGAGCACAGCGCAGCAGCACCACCTTGGAGTGCTGAAATGGATTATCAAAACAACATATCATCAAATGAAGTGAACAAAAAGCTAGCCAACGCCGAAACAGAGAAAAAGAAGTCGTCGAATGGCGAGAGGACTAATACTAAAGCTCCCGGAGCAAGGAATGGAAAAGTTTCAGGTAAAGCAGCAAAGGATAGGCCAGTAAATGGACTTAATGGAAGGAGCAAATCAGATATCAGCTCGAAAACCAGAGCATCCCCTGGAAGCAGAATGACAGCTAAG GAAGAAGAAAGTAGAAAGCGAAAGGAGGAGCTACTGATTCAACGGCAGAAAAGAATTGCAGAAAGAAGTGCTTCTAAGAAGACTACTTCAATAGACACCAAGATTACTTCCAAGAACAAGCCAAAGATTCATCCATCCAATGAAGAGACTAAGAAATCACAAAAGCCTGTCCTTCGAAACTCCACAATCGAGCGCCTCGCAATTGCGCGTGTAGTAAGTCAGAAAGTTTCAAAAGCAGTTCCTACCAAGAAACCATCCTTGAAGGCAAATGCAGTTCCTTTGGAAAAGAAGAAACAAGGTGTGAAAGAGgtgaaatcttcaaagaagaaagaGGATGTGAAGAAATCAAATGAGGAAAGAGAGCATGCCTTAGAAGTTGTGTTGCCAATGAACTCTGCCAATTTCGAGAAAAAGGCCAAGAATTTGATCTCAGAAAGAGAGCACGTGCAGGAAAATGTTGGCCAACTTCACATGGAGGCGTCAAGAGGTAAAGACTTGTCAAGCAAGTTATCTTCGCTTGCAGCCGATAAACCTCAGCAGATCGCCGAGGCAATCATGAATCCTAGCGCAGCATCGCCAATGAAGCCGCCGCCAGCTGTTTCTGCCGTGAGTTCAAAGGTCAGTCTAGAGATAGATGAAATCAATGCTGCTGTCTCTATTCAAGTCCCTAAGAAACAAAATGCTACCCCTCCTCCTCCACTTAGTGATCAAGTGACGTCGGAACCAGTTCACTCTAGGAAGAAATGGAACAATGATGAGGACTCTTCCAAAGCTGCGAAAGGATTCCGGAAGCTTCTCTTCTTTGGAAGAAGGAGCTAA